One Drosophila subobscura isolate 14011-0131.10 chromosome U, UCBerk_Dsub_1.0, whole genome shotgun sequence DNA window includes the following coding sequences:
- the LOC117900779 gene encoding gamma-glutamylcyclotransferase-like has protein sequence MNRKRLTNPVVWLLSSVRISNGCKVGPTSSIRRNISGNDSIEAHPEVHGNKFFYFGFGSNMLAQRIHIQNPTAQRIGAALLSDYRLDFAHESPRWRGASATIVPTPGEHTWGALWEIDLSNMADIDNVHLGTYEATTVCVKLQNEKTHIPARAFMMTKTHLPETNLYDMSPDQVPPERQPSKTYLQCLIKGAMESSIPEEYVTRLRNLKHNGKVVSNLEEILNLQDVCLP, from the exons ATGAACAGAAAACGATTGACGAATCCTGTAGTGTGGCTGCTGAGCTCAGTACGCATATCGAACGGCTGCAAGGTAGGCCCCACCAGTAGCATCCGCAGGAACATCTCGGGAAATGACAGCATAGAGGCGCATCCAGAGGTTCATGGCAACAAGTTCTTCTACTTTGGATTCGGAAGTAATATGCTGGCACAGAggatacacatacaaaatccCACTGCCCAGAGGATCGGTGCAGCCCTCCTGTCCGACTATCGCTTAGACTTTGCCCATGAGAGTCCACGCTGGAGGGGAGCTAGTGCAACAATTGTGCCCACGCCGGGCGAACACACGTGGGGTGCTCTCTGGGAGATCGATCTCAGCAATATGGCTGATATAGACAA CGTTCATCTGGGCACCTATGAGGCAACCACTGTGTGCGTAAAGCTCCAGAATGAGAAGACTCACATCCCGGCTCGTGCCTTTATGATGACCAAAACCCACCTGCCGGAGACCAATCTGTACGACATGTCTCCCGATCAAGTGCCTCCGGAACGGCAGCCATCAAAGACCTATTTGCAGTGCCTGATCAAGGGGGCCATGGAGAGCTCGATACCCGAAGAGTATGTCACTCGCTTACGCAATCTTAAACATAATGGCAAGGTGGTCAGCAATCTGGAGGAGATCCTTAACTTGCAGGATGTTTGCCTTCCATAA
- the LOC117900392 gene encoding uncharacterized protein LOC117900392, which translates to MISPLVALCLVVGILLEAHASSGAQYTLCTFDTNSYEKCLAVVKASKDANRATPLQCVSRENRTECLETVKIEDNHYVVLDHHDYMAARETGLRPVIFAREERTNFIIAVAARNISLIEYNEATLNLDTKDERVFHSALAFNALRGRNVCPEDPSIAQRRSIRILNSDHYKPLNTSADILLCPFATYAETRAFASCNYDAGLQNAVFVYKQRGYNPRKIKELRRVLLDLLHNFNGHQFFNFFDTFKGLNDVIFKNNTIGFDLRPSYVNGIDERVFRELHCNQSDHEHSPGQLGDDLETTK; encoded by the exons ATGATATCTCCTCTCGTTGCCCTCTGTCTGGTCGTTGGGATCTTGCTGGAGGCACATGCCTCCTCAGGGGCACAGTATACCCTCTGCACCTTTGATACAAATAGCTATGAAAAGTGTTTGGCTGTGGTAAAGGCCTCCAAGGATGCAAATCGGGCAACTCCATTGCAATGTGTTTCAAGGGAGAATCGCACTGAATGCCTGGAGACGGTGAAAATTGAGGATAATCATTATGTGGTTCTCGATCATCATGACTATATGGCAGCGCGTGAAACGGGTCTACGTCCGGTTATATTTGCACGAGAAGAGCGTACAAATTTCATTATAGCCGTGGCCGCAAGGAATATCAGCCTGATAGAGTACAATGAGGCAACACT CAATTTGGATACAAAGGATGAGAGAGTCTTCCATTCCGCACTGGCATTTAATGCGCTACGCGGACGCAATGTCTGCCCGGAAGACCCGTCCATAGCACAGCGTAGATCCATTCGAATATTGAACTCTGATCATTATAAGCCCCTGAACACTTCGGCGGATATATTGCTATGTCCTTTCGCTACCTATGCGGAGACACGTGCCTTTGCTTCGTGCAACTATGATGCGGGTCTACAGAATGCCGTTTTTGTTTACAAGCAGCGGGGATATAATCCACGAAAAATTAAAGAATTGAGAAGAGTATTGCTTGATCTGCTGCACAACTTTAATGGACAccagtttttcaatttctttgatACTTTCAAGGGCCTGAACGATGTGATATTCAAG aACAACACAATTGGATTTGATTTACGGCCGAGCTATGTGAATGGCATCGATGAGAGGGTCTTTAGGGAATTGCATTGCAATCAATCTGATCATGAGCACAGTCCTGGACAATTGGGTGATGATTTGGAGACcacaaaatga
- the LOC117901244 gene encoding zinc finger protein Noc, protein MVVLEGGGGVVTIGNNQYLQPDYLAPLPTTMDAKKSPLALLAQTCSQIGADSSAVKPLLAMDKSKTKPGTCSSSSTSSNSSSNGDLSAAKSPGSQAKSPKSTTPITATGNTSLTTTGEIKLAFKPYETNVLSHQNQNSFKSSSSVEEPMRPSSKNSSSAQERVPSRSKSNATPTDGHSRTQEATPTTPHDNGSRKTVSPSGSSQRGASPIIRSGMEVLSNANGTAQHPKEMSSMAAAAAAAAAAYKAAGPYGLNSLSAICCPPGMEQHANPAFRPPFSGGFSHHHAAMLAAAANGGYPGAGGGNPAGQPNPYISYQRIKTPAGGEAIVPVCKDPYCPGCPYSAHTQQMLMGAPCPAGCTQCEHQKYGMAMASAGLPPGHPYSQAAAAAAANAAAARSAPYVCSWVVGDAYCGKRFQTSDELFTHLRTHTGNLSDPAAAAAALAQSQAQSLLGTLFPPSALRGGYPTPPLSPMSAAAAAARYHPYAKPPPGSLGGAPSPFGAGGAFNPAAAAAAAALGPYYSPYAMYGQRMGAAHQ, encoded by the exons atggttGTCTTGGAAGGAGGCGGTGGTGTCGTTACCATCGGCAATAACCAATACCTTCAACCGGATTACTTGGCTCCACTCCCAACAACG ATGGATGCCAAAAAAAGTCCCCTCGCTCTGCTTGCCCAGACATGCTCACAGATTGGCGCCGATTCGTCGGCTGTGAAGCCACTTCTGGCAATGGACAAGAGCAAGACGAAACCGGGCACCTGCTCGTCGTCCTCCACATCCTCGAACTCGTCGAGCAACGGTGATTTGTCGGCGGCCAAGTCCCCGGGCAGCCAGGCAAAATCGCCCAAATCCACAACGCCCATTACGGCAACCGGCAATACCAGCCTCACAACCACCGGAGAGATCAAGCTGGCCTTCAAGCCGTACGAGACGAATGTGTTGAGCCACCAGAACCAGAACTCCTTCAAGAGCAGCTCCTCCGTGGAAGAGCCGATGCGCCCCAGCTCCAAGAACTCCTCGTCCGCGCAGGAGCGTGTGCCTTCGCGCAGCAAATCGAATGCCACACCAACTGATGGACACAGCCGGACACAGGAGGCGacacccaccacaccacaTGATAATGGCAGCCGGAAGACCGTTTCGCCCTCGGGTTCCTCACAGCGTGGCGCCAGCCCCATCATTCGCTCGGGCATGGAGGTCCTGAGCAACGCCAACGGCACAGCGCAGCATCCAAAGGAGATGAGCAGCatggctgcggcagcggcagcagcagcggcggcttaCAAGGCAGCCGGCCCCTATGGCCTCAACTCCCTATCGGCCATCTGCTGTCCGCCCGGCATGGAGCAGCACGCGAATCCTGCTTTCCGTCCGCCCTTTTCCGGCGGCTTCTCGCACCATCATGCAGCCAtgctggcggcggctgccaaCGGCGGTTATCCGGGAGCTGGAGGCGGCAATCCCGCCGGACAGCCCAATCCATACATCAGCTACCAGCGCATCAAGACCCCAGCAGGTGGGGAGGCCATCGTGCCGGTGTGCAAGGATCCCTACTGCCCCGGCTGCCCCTACTCGGCGCACACCCAACAGATGCTGATGGGCGCCCCCTGCCCGGCCGGCTGCACCCAGTGCGAGCACCAAAAGTacggcatggccatggccagcgCCGGTCTGCCTCCGGGCCATCCGTACTCACaggcggcagccgcagcagctgccaatgcggcggcggcacgcTCCGCCCCCTACGTCTGCAGTTGGGTGGTGGGCGATGCCTATTGCGGCAAGCGTTTCCAGACCTCCGACGAACTCTTCACCCACCTCCGCACCCACACGGGCAATCTCTCGGATCCGGCTGCCGCGGCCGCCGCTCTCGCTCAGTCGCAGGCACAGTCCCTGCTCGGAACCTTGTTCCCACCATCGGCACTCAGAGGTGGATATCCCACCCCTCCGCTCAGCCCCATgtctgcggcagcggcagcagcacgctACCATCCCTACGCCAAGCCGCCACCAGGATCCCTGGGTGGAGCCCCATCGCCCTTTGGAGCTGGCGGAGCCTTCAatccggcagcagctgccgccgctgcagctctGGGACCGTACTACTCGCCGTACGCCATGTACGGCCAGAGGATGGGAGCGGCACATCAGTGA